One part of the Suncus etruscus isolate mSunEtr1 chromosome 2, mSunEtr1.pri.cur, whole genome shotgun sequence genome encodes these proteins:
- the SLC16A14 gene encoding LOW QUALITY PROTEIN: monocarboxylate transporter 14 (The sequence of the model RefSeq protein was modified relative to this genomic sequence to represent the inferred CDS: deleted 4 bases in 4 codons), with product MYTSHEDIGYDFEDDSKNKKTLKTHPDIDGGWAWMMVLASFFVHILVMGSQMALGVLNMEWLEEFHQSRGLTAWVSSLSMGITLIVGPFIGLFISTCGCRRTAIIGGLVNSLGWVLSAYAASVHYLFVTFGVAAGLGSGMVYLPAVVMVGRYFQKRRALAQGLSTTGTGFGTFLMTLLLKYLCAEYGWRNAMFIQGAVSLNLCVCGALMRPLSAGRGENTSRAREKKVLPATSVQSVQAPHGPQSGADEKEEEDIPGIEEVPVGQEQAEPQKNMFTFGVLKSLSQLTLQIRKGFRDWHSGYFGTTSLFTNRVFVAFVFWALFAYSSFVIPFIHLPEVVNLYHLSEQNDAFPLTSIIAIVHIFGKVILGLVADLPYISAWNVFLLANLTLVLSIFMLPLMHTYAGLAVICALIGFSSGYFSLMPVVTEDLVGIEHLASAYGIIICANGISALLGPPFAGWIYDITQKYDFSFYICGLLYLVGILFLLIQHAFKFSQNNPEKILDGIHI from the exons ATGTACACAAGTCATGAAGATATTGGGTATGATTTTGAAGATGACTCTAAGAACAAGAAGACACTGAAAACCCACCCAGACATTGATGGCGGGTGGGCCTGGATGATGGTCCTTGCCTCTTTCTTTGTGCATATCCTTGTCATGGGCTCTCAGATGGCCTTGGGCGTCCTCAACATGGAGTGGCTGGAGGAATTTCATCAGAGCCGCGGGCTCACGGCCTGGGTGAGCTCCCTCAGCATGGGCATCACCCTCATTGTGG GACCTTTCATTGGCTTGTTCATTAGCACCTGTGGCTGCCGCCGCACAGCCATCATCGGAGGCCTGGTGAATTCCCTGGGCTGGGTGCTGAGCGCCTACGCAGCCAGCGTGCACTATCTCTTTGTTACCTTTGGAGTGGCAGCGG gcctgggCAGCGGCATGGTCTACTTGCCCGCCGTGGTCATGGTGGGCCGGTACTTTCAGAAGCGCCGTGCCCTGGCCCAGGGCCTCAGCACCACGGGAACAGGCTTTGGGACTTTCCTGATGACACTTCTACTCAAGTACTTGTGCGCCGAGTATGGCTGGCGAAATGCCATGTTCATCCAAGGAGCCGTCTCCCTGAATCTCTGCGTTTGCGGGGCGCTCATGAGGCCACTCTCGGCTGGGAGAGGGGAAAACACttccagagccagagagaaaaaGGTGCTCCCAGCTACCTCTGTTCAATCAGTCCAGGCCCCTCATGGACCTCAGTCTGGAGCAgatgaaaaggaggaagaggatatCCCTGGGATCGAAGAGGTCCCTGTGGGCCAGGAGCAGGCTGAACCCCAAAAGAATATGTTCACCTTCGGGGTATTGAAGTCCCTGAGCCAGCTGACCCTGCAGATCAGGAAGGGCTTTCGGGACTGGCACTCGGGCTACTTTGGCACCACTTCTCTCTTCACCAATCGCGTGTTTGTGGCCTTCGTCTTCTGGGCTCTGTTCGCTTATAGCAGTTTTGTCATCCCCTTCATCCACCTGCCTGAGGTCGTCAACTTGTACCACCTGTCAGAGCAGAACGATGCATTTCCACTGACGTCCATCATCGCCATCGTCCACATTTTCGGGAAGGTCATCTTGGGCCTCGTGGCC GACCTGCCCTACATCAGCGCCTGGAACGTCTTCCTGCTGGCCAACCTCACCCTGGTCCTCAGCATCTTCATGCTGCCACTCATGCACACCTATGCTGGCCTGGCTGTCATCTGTGCACTCATCGGCTTCTCCAGCGGTTACTTCTCCCTCATGCCTGTGGTCACCGAAGATCTGGTGGGTATCGAGCACCTGGCCAGTGCTTACGGCATC ATCATCTGCGCCAATGGCATCTCAGCCTTGCTGGGGCCGCCTTTTGCAG